Proteins encoded together in one Hevea brasiliensis isolate MT/VB/25A 57/8 chromosome 16, ASM3005281v1, whole genome shotgun sequence window:
- the LOC110633967 gene encoding organelle RRM domain-containing protein 6, chloroplastic isoform X1: protein MDINEMAATASVLSTLISAHSTPSFFVAFSSFPLSGNNHRTGGITIRRQLPCLRLGTPATNGGARVLACLPSPSSSASLPQTPKTRLYISGLSFRTTEESLRNAFENYGQLVEVNLVMDKIANRPRGFAFLRYATEEESQKAIEGMHGKSNISSSFLPCAFKLFDPLKKFPWPTSIFLVASSMMKRIYMLSKHHRICLPRTN from the exons ATGGACATAAATGAAATGGCAGCAACAGCGAGTGTTCTTTCCACTCTAATTTCTGCTCATTCGACTCCTTCCTTTTTTGTTGCTTTCTCATCTTTTCCATTATCCGGTAACAACCACCGCACCGGCGGCATTACGATTAGGAGGCAATTGCCTTGCTTACGTCTTGGAACACCGGCGACCAACGGTGGTGCCCGTGTGTTGGCGTGTCTTCCATCTCCGTCATCTTCTGCTTCCCTTCCCCAAACCCCTAAAACCAGGCTCTACATCAGTG GGCTATCTTTTCGTACCACTGAAGAGAGTTTACGAAATGCTTTTGAAAATTATGGCCAACTGGTTGAAG TCAATCTGGTGATGGATAAaatagcaaatagacccagagGGTTTGCTTTCCTCCGTTATGCAACTGAGGAGGAATCTCAGAAAGCTATTGAGGGAATGCATGGCAAG agcAACATTAGTAGTAGCTTCCTTCCTTGTGCATTTAAGCTGTTCGATCCCTTGAAGAAGTTCCCTTGGCCAACCTCCATCTTCCTTGTAGCATCATCTATGATGAAACGAATCTATATGCTCTCAAAACATCACAGAATCTGTCTGCCCCGGACAAATTAA
- the LOC110633967 gene encoding organelle RRM domain-containing protein 6, chloroplastic isoform X2, with the protein MDINEMAATASVLSTLISAHSTPSFFVAFSSFPLSGNNHRTGGITIRRQLPCLRLGTPATNGGARVLACLPSPSSSASLPQTPKTRLYISGLSFRTTEESLRNAFENYGQLVEVNLVMDKIANRPRGFAFLRYATEEESQKAIEGMHGKFLDGRVIFVEFAKSRTELRQGLKNRRL; encoded by the exons ATGGACATAAATGAAATGGCAGCAACAGCGAGTGTTCTTTCCACTCTAATTTCTGCTCATTCGACTCCTTCCTTTTTTGTTGCTTTCTCATCTTTTCCATTATCCGGTAACAACCACCGCACCGGCGGCATTACGATTAGGAGGCAATTGCCTTGCTTACGTCTTGGAACACCGGCGACCAACGGTGGTGCCCGTGTGTTGGCGTGTCTTCCATCTCCGTCATCTTCTGCTTCCCTTCCCCAAACCCCTAAAACCAGGCTCTACATCAGTG GGCTATCTTTTCGTACCACTGAAGAGAGTTTACGAAATGCTTTTGAAAATTATGGCCAACTGGTTGAAG TCAATCTGGTGATGGATAAaatagcaaatagacccagagGGTTTGCTTTCCTCCGTTATGCAACTGAGGAGGAATCTCAGAAAGCTATTGAGGGAATGCATGGCAAG tttttggATGGCAGGGTAATATTCGTGGAATTTGCAAAATCTAGAACAGAGCTTCGACAAGGCCTTAAGAATAGACGACTTTGA
- the LOC110633967 gene encoding organelle RRM domain-containing protein 6, chloroplastic isoform X3, whose protein sequence is MDINEMAATASVLSTLISAHSTPSFFVAFSSFPLSGNNHRTGGITIRRQLPCLRLGTPATNGGARVLACLPSPSSSASLPQTPKTRLYISGLSFRTTEESLRNAFENYGQLVEVNLVMDKIANRPRGFAFLRYATEEESQKAIEGMHGKGNIRGICKI, encoded by the exons ATGGACATAAATGAAATGGCAGCAACAGCGAGTGTTCTTTCCACTCTAATTTCTGCTCATTCGACTCCTTCCTTTTTTGTTGCTTTCTCATCTTTTCCATTATCCGGTAACAACCACCGCACCGGCGGCATTACGATTAGGAGGCAATTGCCTTGCTTACGTCTTGGAACACCGGCGACCAACGGTGGTGCCCGTGTGTTGGCGTGTCTTCCATCTCCGTCATCTTCTGCTTCCCTTCCCCAAACCCCTAAAACCAGGCTCTACATCAGTG GGCTATCTTTTCGTACCACTGAAGAGAGTTTACGAAATGCTTTTGAAAATTATGGCCAACTGGTTGAAG TCAATCTGGTGATGGATAAaatagcaaatagacccagagGGTTTGCTTTCCTCCGTTATGCAACTGAGGAGGAATCTCAGAAAGCTATTGAGGGAATGCATGGCAAG GGTAATATTCGTGGAATTTGCAAAATCTAG